One genomic segment of Candidatus Latescibacterota bacterium includes these proteins:
- a CDS encoding DnaJ domain-containing protein: MNIDYYAILEAWPTSSKDDIKKNYFRLAKLYHPDVAGDKPENKERFKRINEAFSVLDNTEKRQQYDESLRKSKQQGSRDAQALQENDLRAASIAFRQAKESMRDGFYDKAVLLLKSAIRYNPSNPTYQSWYGFSLAMTNKNLHEARDACRMAIQSEFYNADYHANLGFVYFKAGLKAQAIKHFNEALKWDKENSIANKFLDQVDSGRRKDVGPIDRMISAAKHLFGAKSS; this comes from the coding sequence GTGAATATCGATTATTATGCAATCCTGGAAGCGTGGCCGACTTCATCAAAGGATGATATAAAGAAAAACTACTTCCGTCTCGCAAAGCTTTATCATCCTGACGTAGCTGGTGACAAGCCAGAGAACAAGGAGCGATTCAAGCGGATCAACGAGGCGTTCAGTGTACTGGACAATACGGAGAAAAGACAGCAGTACGATGAATCACTTAGAAAAAGCAAGCAGCAGGGGTCACGTGACGCCCAGGCATTGCAGGAAAACGACCTGAGAGCTGCCTCCATCGCTTTTCGGCAGGCAAAGGAGTCGATGAGGGACGGGTTCTACGATAAGGCTGTTCTTTTGCTCAAGTCAGCCATCAGGTACAATCCATCCAATCCTACATATCAGAGTTGGTATGGATTCAGCCTTGCGATGACGAACAAGAATCTCCATGAAGCCAGGGACGCTTGCCGTATGGCTATCCAGAGCGAATTTTATAATGCCGACTATCATGCGAACCTGGGGTTTGTATATTTCAAAGCAGGTTTGAAGGCTCAGGCAATAAAGCATTTCAATGAAGCCCTGAAATGGGATAAGGAAAACAGTATAGCAAATAAATTCCTTGATCAGGTCGACAGCGGCAGAAGGAAGGATGTGGGGCCGATTGACAGGATGATCTCGGCCGCAAAGCATCTCTTTGGGGCAAAAAGTAGTTAA
- the secA gene encoding preprotein translocase subunit SecA codes for MFKGIVRKLFGDRKSRLMKGLEPRIEEIKGYAEGYLSLGDEQFPEKTLEFIERLKAGETTDDILPEAFGLAYEACRRHVGKSWVVVGQELKWEMIPFDVQLAGAIALHEGSIAEMATGEGKTLAAVMPLYLNALKKKGAHLVTVNDYLAKRDSEWMGEIYSFLGLTFGCLQNDMSPSEKLEIYRRDITYGTNNEFGFDYLRDNMKMSRDQQVQHHHFYAIVDEVDSVLVDEARTPLIISGPVSGSSKNENFALLRNRVEALVRKQKRMINDILTEVEKSAGKEDDESDDDLGIKLLLARRGDPKNKRFMKLRKSPGYEKMMLRAEADFMREKRLHELDEELYFVIDERANTIDLTDKGRNNLSAEDQEMFILPDLSLEIKNIDSNESLDFKSKLARKDEAYRRYASKSEIIHNFSQLLKAYTLFEKDVEYVVQDGKVMIVDEFTGRLMAGRRFSDGLHQALEAKEKVRIEGETQTFATITLQNFFRMYDKLAGMTGTAETEEEEFHKIYKLAVNVMPTNKPIRRIDYDDVIFRTKREKYTAIIKEIRRLHEAGLPVLVGTVTVEVSETLSRMLKRDGIPHNVLNAKHHQREAEIVSSAGKKGAVTIATNMAGRGTDIKLEAGVVKCERCCILCETPDDCPQCPNGEKKTECTEDVPCGLHIIGTERHESRRIDRQLRGRSGRQGDPGSSRFFISLEDELMRLFGSERISSVMDRLGVEDGEVITHPFITKAIEKSQKKVEMYNFGIRKRLLEYDDVMNMQREVIYGRRNEMLALKSIDEMVEGLIDNVSDGIQEKYLPEESEVDEWDLDGACSEMENIFLAPFESGDISEKVKKTPGAVLTLMKETALKAFEMRKATIPPDILEKFGQIIMLQSIDEKWMDHLHELDNLKEGIHLRSYAQKDPLLEYKQEAFGMFSEMLEDIDKSILWGLFHARLQPEDESRRQRNVDSGVAVHQVADAYSAGRPQAQSGKSSAGGTSGRPPQPRPAMREEPKVGRNDPCPCGSGKKYKKCCGKKDV; via the coding sequence GTGTTTAAGGGAATTGTAAGGAAATTATTCGGGGATCGAAAATCGAGACTCATGAAAGGGCTTGAACCGAGGATCGAGGAGATCAAGGGATACGCGGAAGGCTATTTATCCCTGGGCGATGAACAATTCCCCGAAAAGACCCTTGAATTCATTGAAAGGTTGAAGGCTGGCGAGACGACGGACGATATTCTGCCTGAAGCATTTGGCCTCGCATACGAAGCCTGCAGGCGTCATGTCGGTAAAAGCTGGGTCGTGGTCGGGCAGGAGCTCAAGTGGGAAATGATCCCTTTTGATGTTCAACTAGCCGGGGCGATAGCCCTTCACGAAGGGTCAATAGCTGAGATGGCCACTGGTGAGGGAAAGACTCTCGCGGCAGTCATGCCACTATACCTCAATGCCCTTAAGAAAAAAGGCGCTCATCTCGTCACAGTCAATGACTACCTGGCGAAAAGGGATTCGGAGTGGATGGGGGAGATCTACAGCTTTCTGGGACTTACTTTCGGGTGTCTTCAGAACGACATGAGTCCTTCAGAAAAGCTGGAGATCTATAGACGCGATATCACTTACGGTACGAACAACGAGTTCGGATTCGATTATCTCAGGGACAATATGAAGATGAGCAGGGATCAACAGGTCCAGCATCATCACTTTTACGCAATAGTAGATGAGGTAGACAGTGTTCTGGTAGACGAGGCACGAACACCTCTCATAATCTCCGGGCCGGTATCCGGTTCTTCAAAAAACGAAAATTTCGCACTTCTCAGAAACCGGGTCGAAGCTCTTGTTAGAAAACAGAAAAGGATGATAAATGATATCCTGACCGAAGTAGAAAAATCGGCCGGAAAAGAAGATGACGAAAGTGATGACGATCTTGGTATAAAGCTGCTTCTTGCAAGAAGAGGTGATCCCAAGAACAAGAGATTCATGAAGTTGCGCAAATCTCCCGGTTATGAAAAGATGATGCTCAGGGCTGAAGCAGATTTTATGAGGGAGAAGAGGCTTCATGAACTCGACGAGGAGTTGTATTTCGTCATTGACGAAAGGGCAAACACAATTGACCTTACCGATAAGGGCAGAAACAATCTCTCTGCGGAAGACCAGGAGATGTTCATTCTGCCGGATCTGAGTCTGGAAATCAAGAATATCGACTCCAACGAGTCCCTCGATTTCAAGAGTAAGCTGGCCAGGAAGGACGAGGCTTACAGACGTTACGCAAGCAAGAGCGAGATCATTCATAACTTTTCACAACTTTTAAAGGCCTACACACTCTTCGAAAAGGATGTCGAATATGTCGTGCAGGACGGAAAAGTTATGATCGTTGATGAATTTACAGGCAGGTTGATGGCGGGCAGAAGATTCAGCGATGGACTTCACCAGGCCCTGGAGGCGAAAGAAAAGGTGCGGATCGAGGGAGAAACCCAGACATTCGCCACTATCACCCTTCAGAACTTCTTCAGGATGTACGACAAGCTGGCCGGGATGACGGGAACCGCCGAGACTGAAGAAGAGGAATTTCACAAGATATACAAGCTTGCCGTAAATGTTATGCCGACAAACAAACCGATACGGCGCATAGACTATGATGATGTCATCTTCAGGACCAAGAGAGAAAAATACACAGCTATCATCAAGGAAATAAGAAGACTTCACGAAGCAGGCCTGCCGGTTCTTGTGGGAACCGTCACCGTAGAAGTCTCAGAGACCCTCAGCAGGATGCTCAAACGCGATGGTATCCCTCACAATGTGCTCAACGCAAAGCACCACCAGAGAGAGGCAGAAATTGTCTCCTCAGCCGGAAAGAAAGGCGCGGTCACTATAGCTACTAATATGGCCGGACGTGGAACAGACATCAAACTCGAAGCAGGAGTGGTCAAGTGTGAGAGGTGCTGTATACTCTGCGAGACCCCCGACGATTGTCCTCAGTGTCCTAATGGAGAAAAAAAGACGGAATGCACAGAAGACGTGCCTTGTGGACTTCATATTATCGGAACCGAGAGACATGAGAGCAGGAGGATCGACAGGCAGCTCAGGGGGCGTTCGGGCAGGCAGGGTGATCCCGGTTCTTCGCGTTTCTTTATTTCCCTGGAAGACGAATTGATGAGGCTGTTCGGGTCCGAAAGGATATCATCGGTGATGGACAGGCTCGGGGTCGAGGATGGTGAAGTCATAACCCATCCGTTTATCACAAAAGCCATAGAAAAATCTCAGAAAAAAGTTGAAATGTACAACTTCGGGATCAGGAAGAGACTTCTCGAATACGACGACGTGATGAACATGCAGAGAGAAGTCATATATGGGCGCAGGAACGAGATGCTTGCTCTTAAGAGTATAGATGAAATGGTAGAAGGACTTATCGATAATGTCAGTGATGGGATCCAGGAGAAATACCTGCCAGAAGAGTCCGAGGTAGATGAGTGGGATCTTGACGGTGCATGTTCCGAGATGGAGAATATATTCCTCGCGCCGTTCGAGAGCGGAGATATCTCTGAAAAGGTCAAAAAGACGCCGGGAGCCGTATTGACGCTTATGAAAGAAACCGCTCTCAAGGCTTTTGAAATGAGAAAGGCGACTATACCACCCGACATCCTTGAAAAATTCGGCCAGATCATCATGCTTCAGAGCATAGATGAAAAATGGATGGACCATCTTCACGAACTTGATAATCTCAAAGAAGGCATACATCTTCGTTCATACGCTCAGAAGGACCCACTACTTGAATACAAACAGGAAGCGTTTGGGATGTTTTCCGAGATGCTCGAGGATATCGACAAATCGATCTTGTGGGGGCTGTTTCATGCCCGTCTCCAGCCCGAAGATGAAAGCCGGAGACAGAGAAACGTGGATTCCGGAGTCGCGGTGCACCAGGTCGCTGATGCGTACAGCGCTGGAAGACCACAGGCCCAGTCTGGGAAATCTTCTGCAGGAGGTACTTCCGGTCGTCCGCCTCAGCCGCGACCTGCAATGAGAGAGGAACCGAAAGTAGGACGGAACGATCCATGTCCTTGCGGAAGTGGTAAAAAATATAAAAAGTGTTGCGGAAAGAAAGACGTATAA
- a CDS encoding PQQ-binding-like beta-propeller repeat protein, whose translation MNKTSFLCIGNKGKENSLVYQETPRKSRGEEFFVFFSPSDPAFEQVARKLFRNIISLSRLGHPSNFFSKVIEIFKDAADLYDPEGAFLSNSTILVMIKREKDVYLLRNRGVEAIHRDIDRSVETQLDVWPGVHRYDLDRHTGQVELFESKTEDFFTFQRFEMKPGRHTIVFVPSKDFIERHREAMLNSVFFPSIEMKDNGIETGIDLTFPAMRWNIPTIYDTPLTGERRMGMIRKWIPYSAGAVAVIAALLFIFKPFGSGGDSSIEGDVLLTAEDGTEETTEIRVAEHPGSEKTVEEETPLPGSISGEVTISLVDGWKKKFEAPVTSSPVITGDQVIFGCRDGKLYSFSRDGALLWKYEGKQGIGASPCVSEGRVICADYEGNVFCLDALSGRLIWNNVTGDKIVSSPVVGKGLVITGTTKGTLSAYSLEDGRLLWSEKIGTGIWATSTIEDDFVIAATTDGSLVRLNHSGRVLWRVKPGGDIYSSPLVLRENDLVIFGTGDRFIYAYSLSAGNLMWRFSAGSDIRSAPVTNGSDIFVGSEDGNLFALTSAGTLSWKKNVGGAVRSRPLLAGDVVFVTTYGSRLKAFKSIDGEPVDEYRVESPVYSSPATDGKLIYFGSNQGYFHAARLERGIS comes from the coding sequence ATGAACAAGACGTCTTTTCTGTGTATTGGCAACAAGGGCAAGGAAAACTCGCTCGTCTATCAGGAAACTCCCAGAAAATCCAGAGGTGAAGAGTTTTTTGTTTTCTTTTCTCCTTCGGATCCCGCGTTCGAACAAGTCGCACGGAAGTTATTCAGGAATATCATTTCTCTTTCCAGGCTCGGGCATCCGTCAAATTTCTTTTCAAAGGTGATAGAGATATTCAAGGATGCGGCTGATCTCTATGATCCGGAAGGTGCTTTTCTCTCAAATTCAACGATCCTTGTCATGATAAAGAGAGAAAAAGATGTCTATCTTCTCCGGAACAGGGGTGTAGAGGCTATTCACAGGGATATCGATAGATCTGTCGAGACCCAGCTTGATGTCTGGCCAGGAGTTCACCGATACGATCTGGATCGGCACACAGGCCAGGTCGAACTTTTTGAAAGTAAAACAGAGGATTTCTTCACATTCCAGCGATTTGAAATGAAACCTGGCAGGCATACCATTGTTTTCGTGCCGTCGAAAGATTTTATTGAAAGGCACCGTGAGGCGATGCTCAACAGTGTATTCTTCCCTTCGATCGAGATGAAAGATAATGGGATCGAGACCGGGATCGATCTGACATTTCCGGCAATGCGATGGAATATACCGACGATTTATGATACGCCGCTGACTGGCGAAAGGAGAATGGGAATGATAAGAAAATGGATTCCGTATTCGGCCGGTGCTGTAGCTGTCATTGCAGCCCTCTTATTTATTTTCAAACCTTTTGGAAGTGGGGGCGATAGTTCGATAGAAGGTGATGTTCTTCTTACAGCTGAAGACGGAACAGAGGAAACAACCGAGATAAGAGTTGCTGAACATCCTGGATCTGAAAAGACTGTTGAGGAGGAAACCCCTCTGCCAGGCAGCATTTCTGGCGAAGTGACGATAAGTCTGGTTGATGGGTGGAAAAAGAAATTCGAGGCGCCTGTAACGTCCTCGCCTGTCATAACAGGGGATCAGGTCATATTTGGATGCCGTGACGGGAAGCTGTATTCCTTCAGCAGGGATGGGGCCCTTCTATGGAAATACGAAGGAAAACAGGGAATCGGAGCTTCTCCGTGTGTGTCTGAAGGAAGAGTGATCTGCGCTGATTACGAGGGAAATGTCTTTTGTCTCGACGCGTTATCGGGCAGACTCATATGGAACAATGTGACTGGGGACAAGATCGTAAGTTCGCCCGTCGTCGGGAAGGGCCTGGTTATCACCGGGACGACAAAGGGGACCCTCTCAGCGTATTCCCTTGAAGACGGAAGACTATTATGGAGTGAAAAGATCGGTACGGGAATCTGGGCGACGAGTACCATAGAGGATGATTTTGTCATCGCAGCGACAACTGATGGATCATTGGTGAGACTGAATCATTCCGGGAGGGTACTCTGGAGAGTCAAGCCTGGTGGGGATATCTATTCGAGTCCTCTCGTTCTGAGAGAAAATGACCTTGTCATTTTCGGTACAGGAGATCGGTTCATATACGCATATTCTCTCTCGGCGGGCAATCTCATGTGGAGATTTTCAGCAGGCAGCGACATAAGGAGCGCTCCTGTGACAAACGGAAGTGACATATTTGTCGGTTCGGAAGACGGAAATCTTTTTGCTTTGACATCAGCCGGAACTCTTTCATGGAAGAAAAATGTCGGCGGTGCGGTAAGATCGCGGCCTCTTCTCGCTGGAGATGTTGTGTTTGTAACGACATACGGTTCAAGACTGAAAGCGTTCAAATCGATAGATGGGGAGCCTGTGGATGAATACAGGGTAGAATCTCCCGTCTATTCATCGCCGGCGACTGATGGTAAATTGATTTATTTCGGGTCAAATCAGGGGTATTTTCATGCTGCTCGCCTTGAGCGTGGCATCAGTTAG
- a CDS encoding DUF494 family protein: MKERIKEIITYIMDLRTGDPFDMAFMYDELEDLGYSSDEIDQAFTILDFDGETGDIDSPSFVHNKNRILGEGEKIVLSIEAQGYLLRLRASGWLTEVQLSLIIENAAIDYQVPISVNEIIELTERYVPEIPDDILTGSGRPSDMLN; this comes from the coding sequence ATGAAGGAACGCATCAAGGAGATCATAACCTATATCATGGACCTGAGAACAGGTGATCCTTTCGATATGGCGTTTATGTACGATGAATTAGAGGACCTGGGTTACTCCAGCGATGAGATCGACCAGGCTTTTACTATCCTTGATTTTGACGGTGAGACTGGAGATATCGATTCGCCGTCATTCGTCCATAATAAGAACAGGATCCTTGGCGAAGGAGAAAAAATAGTGCTTTCGATTGAAGCTCAGGGATACCTGCTCCGCCTCAGGGCCTCGGGTTGGCTTACAGAAGTCCAACTTAGTCTGATCATAGAAAATGCTGCAATCGATTATCAGGTCCCGATATCTGTCAATGAAATCATTGAGCTTACTGAAAGGTATGTACCGGAGATACCAGACGACATCCTTACCGGATCGGGCAGACCTTCCGACATGCTGAATTAG
- a CDS encoding tetratricopeptide repeat protein: MFINRFLGFLPKSNLKKALGFLNKGEYRKSCREFESYLARKAGVIGGKDQEMIRMYMVESFIEYARELEIAGKYDEAAIELEKAVELQPHYADVHFTLGCMYGISGKTVNARESIKRSLAINPDYFRARIMLAKSYRDDGKYDRCIEEMGMALSAAPDFFSEKVRELTREIRIEPDGKNADDLFELLLEEKPSSSQVSKQIALEAVQNGDYEYAITELKKSVSMNPNYPDLHNLLGIAYANMGMTDDAVMEFETALKVNPDYLKARINMALTLYEKGSSEEAMTHLKVIMNLDPENELANNLLKELEPVLNKR, from the coding sequence ATGTTTATAAATAGATTTCTTGGATTCTTGCCAAAAAGCAACTTGAAGAAGGCTCTGGGGTTCCTGAACAAGGGTGAGTACAGGAAATCGTGCAGGGAGTTCGAATCATATCTTGCTCGGAAAGCCGGTGTGATAGGAGGTAAGGACCAGGAAATGATTCGGATGTACATGGTAGAGTCCTTTATCGAATATGCGAGGGAACTGGAAATCGCGGGGAAGTACGATGAAGCTGCCATAGAACTCGAGAAAGCGGTCGAACTGCAGCCTCATTATGCAGATGTCCACTTTACCCTTGGGTGCATGTACGGTATTTCAGGAAAAACGGTCAATGCACGGGAGAGCATCAAGAGATCCCTTGCTATTAACCCTGACTACTTCAGGGCAAGAATCATGCTCGCAAAAAGCTATCGTGACGACGGGAAATATGACAGGTGTATCGAAGAGATGGGTATGGCCTTATCCGCTGCCCCTGATTTCTTTTCCGAAAAGGTGCGTGAGTTGACAAGGGAAATCAGGATCGAACCGGATGGCAAAAATGCGGATGATCTCTTTGAACTGCTTCTGGAAGAAAAACCGTCTTCGTCGCAGGTAAGTAAACAGATCGCACTTGAAGCAGTACAGAACGGAGATTATGAATACGCGATAACTGAACTGAAAAAATCTGTATCGATGAATCCAAATTATCCCGACTTGCATAATCTTCTCGGAATAGCTTACGCGAACATGGGGATGACCGATGATGCTGTAATGGAATTTGAGACAGCTTTAAAGGTCAATCCTGACTACCTGAAGGCCAGAATCAACATGGCGCTCACTCTTTACGAAAAAGGTTCTTCGGAAGAGGCGATGACACACCTGAAAGTCATCATGAATCTCGATCCCGAGAACGAATTGGCCAATAATCTTCTCAAGGAACTTGAACCGGTCCTGAACAAGAGGTAG